A single region of the Sorghum bicolor cultivar BTx623 chromosome 9, Sorghum_bicolor_NCBIv3, whole genome shotgun sequence genome encodes:
- the LOC8068209 gene encoding (Z)-3-hexen-1-ol acetyltransferase codes for MAQDQQQTPAITTTPAFAVHRRERVLVRPAGPTPRETRRLSDIDNQTTLRRHMPSVFFYRRGAGDDDPADVIRRALGEALVPYYPLAGRLREVEDKKLVVDCTGDGVAFVEADADVRLAELEAAGGGPLMPPFGPWIDHLLCDEVRSGAGVLNCPLLFIQVTRLLCGGFVLALHRNHNIVDGTGQGYFLSAVAELARGGHPAPTTTAPPPWSRELLEARVPPRPPAFPHPVYDAAPSCIPPALAPPEGDMVARAFTFTRHDVAAIKGSLPTRRRGSAATTFEVLTAALWRAHTAALELPAHEEVRLAFAVGFRGVRELGLPAGYYGNVVLPSAMVTTAGELQASSLGDTVEMVREAKAAAVTAEYVRSTIDLLVLRGRPSMLAPANLLVVSDHRHLGLHRLDLGWGVPVYGGIATVFSGAMFLVAVRDGDGEEDAVAVPIMLPRPAMDRFVSELEKMVSPSLVDEHSSDDN; via the exons ATGGCGCAAGACCAGCAGCAGACGCCGGCGATCACGACGACGCCTGCATTCGCTGTGCACCGGCGCGAGCGTGTGCTCGTTCGCCCGGCGGGACCGACGCCCCGTGAGACGAGACGCCTGTCCGACATCGACAACCAGACGACACTGCGTCGGCACATGCCGTCCGTTTTCTTCTACCGCCGCGGGGCCGGCGACGACGACCCGGCGGATGTCATCCGCCGTGCGCTCGGCGAGGCGCTGGTGCCGTACTACCCGCTCGCCGGGCGGCTGCGCGAGGTGGAGGACAAGAAGCTGGTCGTCGACTGCACCGGCGACGGCGTGGCGTTCGTGGAGGCCGACGCCGACGTGCGCCTGGCGGAGCTggaggccgccggcggcggcccgcTGATGCCGCCGTTCGGCCCGTGGATCGATCACTTGTTGTGCGATGAAGTCCGCTCCGGCGCCGGCGTGCTCAACTGCCCCTTGCTGTTCATCCAG gTGACCAGGCTGTTGTGCGGCGGCTTCGTCTTGGCACTCCACAGGAACCACAACATCGTCGACGGCACAGGCCAAGGCTATTTCCTCTCCGCGGTGGCGGAGCTCGCACGCGGCGGCCACCCAGCGCCGACGACGACCGCCCCACCGCCATGGTCCCGAGAGCTGCTGGAAGCACGCGTCCCACCGAGGCCACCAGCGTTCCCGCATCCCGTGTACGACGCCGCGCCCAGCTGCATACCGCCGGCGCTGGCGCCGCCGGAGGGAGACATGGTCGCGAGGGCGTTCACCTTCACCCGACACGACGTGGCAGCTATCAAGGGGTCCCTCCCGACGCGCCGCCGTGGCTCTGCCGCCACCACCTTCGAGGTGCTCACGGCGGCGCTCTGGCGCGCACACACGGCCGCGCTAGAGCTCCCGGCGCACGAGGAGGTGCGCCTGGCGTTCGCCGTCGGCTTCAGGGGCGTGCGCGAGCTGGGGCTTCCCGCCGGCTACTACGGGAACGTGGTCCTGCCCTCGGCGATGGTGACCACCGCCGGGGAGCTGCAGGCCAGCTCGCTAGGCGACACGGTGGAGATGGTGCGGGAGGCGAAGGCGGCGGCCGTCACCGCCGAGTACGTGCGGTCCACCATCGACCTCCTCGTGCTGCGTGGGCGGCCGTCCATGCTAGCTCCGGCGAACCTCTTGGTCGTGTCGGACCACAGGCACCTAGGGCTCCATCGCCTGGACTTGGGGTGGGGCGTGCCGGTGTACGGAGGCATTGCGACGGTGTTCTCTGGAGCCATGTTTCTTGTTGCAGTCAGGGACGGCGACGGGGAGGAGGATGCTGTGGCCGTGCCGATCATGCTGCCACGGCCGGCCATGGATCGCTTTGTGTCAGAGCTTGAGAAGATGGTGTCCCCCTCGCTCGTGGATGAACACTCAAGCGACGACAACTGA